CTGAACTGGTGAATAAAAGTAAACTAGTGGAAGAATGTTCGAAGAAGGCGGCGATAGCTCGAGCAGATCGTAGGGAGGCCTCACGAAGAGACCTTATTCAGAATTTAGCCCCTCAAGGTTGCAACTTTAAAGCCAATAATCAATATCGGCACCAAAATAGGAATCAACGGAATGGTGATTTTCTTGCTcgcaacaacaataacaaccatAACTATAATCTGGGACAGGAACGAGGAGGTCAATCTCAGGGTATTTCGATATGCTCAAGGTGTGGAAAAGATCATGGTAATAGACCTTGTCAGTATGGAACAAACAATTGTTATACTTGCGAAAAACCTGGACATATGGCCAGGGCTTGCCCAAATAGGTTTGTTCAAGATCCAGCCAGAACCCAACTATTAGGACGAATATCTACCATGACTGTTGATGATGCTCTGTACTCAGACTCCGTGATCCAAGGTTAGTGTTATGTCAAGACTTGCTCTTTAAATGTACTATATAATAAGGGTATAATATATTCCTTCCCTTCATTAACTATTGCGCATAATTTTGGAATTCGAAGATAAGGTAAGGGACGATTATCCGAGCCTGTTTACAGGTAAAggaaattttgagggcaaaattttcttttaggagggtagaatgtaacaaccccggttttcgagtacgcgagatcttttctgaaagtacgGAGAACTCCGGAGGATCAGTAAGGGGAGAAGCTCTGATATATTATCAAGTATCTCAATCCTaattgtcattatgtcatctttaagctagaaccttttatgaggcaagctcgataatgcAGTTACGAAGaacatagtttttgaaccgtatcggttaggagttttgatccggtttttcgtaaatagtctcagtttgatgaaccggactcgattcatgagagaagagagataatagggtaatatcatcattatatgagtattagaagcttcttgaatgatattataaggttacctggtcagttttagttaaaaacagaaaatcggtttaaccgggttcacagtttactggtgcaacttagcaccagcactctctgatgactttagcaatgctaaggcctcatactaagatgacttgtcatcactagGGTGTCatgaaattaatcttgattatttgtgtttgagttgGGTGAATGTTGTATGATTTGGTTGTGCTAAAAATTGGTTGTATATATGACTGATTTTTGGtgaaattttggtgaaattttgatgaaatttgatgaaattcaagcttaGAGTTTATGTTCTTGGAGCTACTGGAAAAATGAAACCCTAGGCTTAAATTGAGttttaatttgtgttaaaatcatgtagaaaagatgggattttagtggctgggaatttattttgaattatggtaaaaatcggttactgaaaagactgaaaaacgagtaaaaacaaagaaagaatctgaagaatttacgAAGAATATGAAGAAGACGAAGAACACATTGAGTGTGGTGAAGAACACTGAAGAACACCttttagatcttaaaaaggGCAAGGTTGTAATTCTTTTGGTGTCTAaggggttatttggtaatttctgaaagttaagatggttaaagtagaaatattaaaagttatcggggtaaaaagttaattttaaaggttaaaaattaaagtggggtcattttcgaaaatttaataataaaataataaataataataaaatattaaataataatatttaattaaaaataatattttaataaaaataataaaataatgcgaaaaaggcagttttctgtaaaagctttagaaagacaactttaagtgcagaatctcatagttaccttcataaaacacttagggagtggtaagaacatattagtgaggcaaagataaaagaaagataaaagttaaaggaaagataaaaaccaaagaGAAGTCTGTAATGTTTTAATAACAGAAGAACAGACAGAAACTAgcgaacgaactagggcaacgtagttagtccttgagttgcgactagggttaggtattatatgaaaagttaaactgtttcagtatagacttaatgaacctatacttgggacaggctaactattcataccgagatttacataagctttaaatacatacgttaagcagagaaaagagtaactagagcagagtaaagagatacagagaacAGAGTAAAGGGATAATGAGAAAAGAGTAATATAACAAAAAGAATAGAGGAGAAGAGTATAAGAATAAAGAGTTAAGCCTTGTGGCACGATGTTCTGTTGTATGTTCATCTGCTGCTTTTCCATTGGCCCTAGAGGTCCTGTAGGCCCAAGTTCACCTACAGTGAGttgttattcctgtaggccgAAGTTCACCTACAGTGAATATCAATTGTGCATCTCAGGGTGTTGCTCCTGTAGGCCGAAGTTCACCTACAGAGAGTTATGATACCTGTAAGCCGAAGTTCACTTACAGGGGCGCCTTTTCTGTAAGCCGAAGTTCACTTACAGAGGTGCCATTTCTATAGGCCGAAGTTCACCTATAGAAAGTTGTTATGTTGTGATTgaacagagaaagaaagaggtaATGTATAAGAATGTGAAAGTGATGATGAATAACGAGATTAATAATGAATGAT
The Arachis duranensis cultivar V14167 chromosome 5, aradu.V14167.gnm2.J7QH, whole genome shotgun sequence genome window above contains:
- the LOC107489621 gene encoding uncharacterized protein LOC107489621, whose translation is MELMQLKQGNTTIAEYARKFDDLCRFSKICQGNPADFEEWKCLKFEGGLREELINSVVPLEIRNFAELVNKSKLVEECSKKAAIARADRREASRRDLIQNLAPQGCNFKANNQYRHQNRNQRNGDFLARNNNNNHNYNLGQERGGQSQGISICSRCGKDHGNRPCQYGTNNCYTCEKPGHMARACPNRFVQDPARTQLLGRISTMTVDDALYSDSVIQGRSSPTVNINCASQGVAPVGRSSPTESYDTCKPKFTYRGAFSRKKEVMYKNVKVMMNNEINNE